In Brevibacterium zhoupengii, the following are encoded in one genomic region:
- a CDS encoding Rieske (2Fe-2S) protein, producing the protein METNRRTIMKSAGMVGSAAVVGSSVALTSACGSEDPSETPTSGSADDASVAAGDVPVGSGTVIDETYVVTQPKEGEFHAFSSVCTHQGCQVRTITEDKITCPCHSSQFSTSTGEVLAGPATDPLPKFSVTDSDGTLTISEK; encoded by the coding sequence GTGGAAACCAATAGACGTACGATCATGAAATCCGCCGGCATGGTCGGATCCGCAGCTGTCGTCGGTTCCTCGGTGGCGCTGACCTCGGCGTGCGGGTCCGAGGACCCGTCCGAGACGCCGACAAGTGGTTCAGCAGACGATGCCAGCGTCGCTGCGGGAGACGTTCCCGTCGGTTCTGGAACCGTTATCGACGAAACATATGTGGTCACCCAGCCGAAGGAAGGCGAATTCCACGCGTTCTCCTCTGTCTGCACTCATCAGGGCTGCCAGGTCCGTACCATCACCGAAGACAAGATCACCTGCCCCTGCCATTCTTCACAGTTCTCAACGTCCACCGGGGAGGTCCTCGCCGGTCCGGCCACCGATCCATTGCCGAAATTCTCCGTCACCGACTCCGACGGGACGCTGACAATCTCAGAGAAGTAG
- a CDS encoding serine hydrolase domain-containing protein, with protein sequence MNTATASESSNTPRPHSAPDESGTQRTWVAVLTAGIVGVLLLLITPFPRGFQGETTGDAALVSQVENALDSGHWHHVAAAKINGDDVTWGGVGADENSEFEIGSITKTVTAALYADAIERGEIDERTNLGEVWPELDGEVAEVTLASIATQRSGLPAQEPALSFGDGLATFLSRYIHTDPYRGTATDLADSLRNVDVGPQEPEYSNFAFGILGQALATVTDSSYGDLVRERITEPLGMTDTYVPRTAEGLSHGYTASGLRAAPWTLGGTAPSGAIRSTAHDMSIWLRATVDGSAPGSRAAQPREDFDESDRIGWAWFTTKDRSPNLTWHNGGTGGYRSFLGFDPKTSQGIIVLSDSAISVDDAADVISTSNASSLGTQRPSQVHDDQAGGNS encoded by the coding sequence ATGAACACCGCCACCGCCTCCGAAAGCTCCAACACTCCTCGCCCACACTCAGCCCCAGACGAGTCGGGGACTCAGCGGACATGGGTCGCTGTGCTCACCGCCGGCATCGTGGGCGTACTGCTTCTGCTCATCACTCCGTTTCCACGTGGGTTCCAGGGCGAGACGACCGGCGACGCAGCTCTGGTCAGCCAGGTCGAGAACGCCCTCGACAGCGGGCACTGGCACCATGTGGCAGCGGCGAAGATCAATGGCGATGATGTCACCTGGGGAGGGGTCGGCGCCGACGAGAATTCCGAGTTCGAAATCGGATCGATCACGAAGACCGTCACCGCCGCGCTCTACGCCGACGCGATCGAACGAGGTGAAATCGACGAGAGAACCAACCTCGGCGAGGTCTGGCCCGAACTCGACGGTGAGGTTGCCGAGGTGACGCTGGCGTCAATCGCCACGCAGCGCTCAGGATTGCCCGCGCAGGAGCCGGCGCTGAGTTTCGGCGATGGCCTGGCGACATTCCTGTCGAGGTATATCCACACCGACCCCTATCGCGGGACTGCGACGGACCTCGCCGACTCGCTCAGGAACGTCGACGTGGGTCCGCAGGAACCCGAGTACTCGAACTTCGCATTCGGGATCCTCGGACAGGCACTCGCGACGGTCACGGACTCCAGCTACGGCGATCTTGTCAGGGAACGGATTACGGAGCCCTTGGGAATGACGGACACCTACGTGCCAAGAACGGCCGAGGGACTCTCACATGGCTACACTGCTTCTGGGCTGCGGGCAGCACCATGGACCTTGGGCGGGACCGCGCCCTCGGGTGCCATCAGGTCGACTGCCCATGACATGAGCATCTGGCTGCGTGCGACGGTGGACGGATCGGCCCCTGGCTCGAGAGCCGCCCAGCCGCGTGAGGACTTCGATGAGTCGGATCGCATCGGCTGGGCCTGGTTCACCACGAAGGATCGCAGTCCGAATCTCACCTGGCATAACGGTGGCACCGGTGGATACCGGTCGTTCCTCGGATTCGATCCGAAGACGTCGCAGGGAATCATTGTCCTCTCCGACTCGGCAATCTCCGTCGACGATGCCGCGGACGTGATCTCGACAAGCAACGCATCGTCGCTGGGTACGCAGCGCCCCTCGCAGGTACACGACGATCAGGCGGGAGGGAACTCATGA
- a CDS encoding HdeD family acid-resistance protein → MSTDEPRTESTQPRPEALPQAISESKALGAPMVVRGILGVAFGFATVFWPRDAASPKHLSMGVDIVDILSISYLVLFALVLVYQGLRSPLNVRTAVYGQAIITVPAIVFLFLAEQPAELRAAMSIWALLHGLLELWNYRQLKTHPMASDFLIAAACHVLLGVILMFGDGFGALWILGFTGVATLIAGVIFIIGGYSRISKSKQVAAGQAETHDSNDANSDSFDELNTPEDLNAPEDPEDQNRPETKN, encoded by the coding sequence ATGAGTACCGACGAACCGCGCACCGAGTCCACGCAACCGCGACCCGAGGCACTGCCTCAGGCCATCTCCGAGTCGAAAGCACTCGGTGCTCCGATGGTCGTCCGCGGAATCCTCGGCGTCGCCTTCGGCTTCGCGACGGTCTTCTGGCCACGCGATGCCGCCAGCCCCAAACACCTGTCGATGGGCGTCGACATCGTCGATATCCTCTCGATCAGCTACCTGGTGCTGTTCGCGCTGGTGCTCGTCTACCAGGGACTGCGTTCGCCGTTGAACGTGCGCACAGCGGTCTACGGCCAGGCGATCATCACGGTCCCCGCGATCGTGTTCCTGTTCCTCGCCGAGCAGCCGGCGGAACTGCGCGCAGCCATGAGCATCTGGGCCCTGCTGCACGGTCTCCTCGAACTGTGGAACTATCGCCAGCTCAAGACCCACCCCATGGCATCGGACTTCCTCATCGCCGCGGCGTGCCATGTGCTGCTCGGCGTGATCCTCATGTTCGGAGACGGCTTCGGTGCACTGTGGATCCTCGGCTTCACCGGCGTGGCCACGCTCATCGCCGGAGTCATCTTCATCATCGGCGGCTATTCGCGTATCAGCAAGTCCAAACAGGTCGCGGCCGGCCAGGCAGAGACACACGACAGCAACGACGCGAACTCAGACTCTTTCGATGAACTGAACACGCCAGAGGATCTCAATGCTCCCGAGGATCCAGAGGATCAGAATCGGCCCGAGACCAAGAACTGA
- the otsB gene encoding trehalose-phosphatase, which translates to MSTVEHDYENLSPLTPIAASVSSSGLLGDLAEASRELSPELFRRLFEVSRSSSLLIATDYDGTIAPIVDLPGQAFPLDASVDSLRALALLPTTSAGVISGRSLRDLAAMSRLPREVHLFGSHGGETDTVAIDTLDEEQRTALDGLRRDVFQTLPTTIIEHKTTGAAVHLRGLDEAERQRVEDAVSNLVEAHAIFPTRGKQVIDLSVVPSSKAEALQRLRHQTSAEVVVFIGDDTADEFALETLGDQDLGLKVDREPGDTHADYRISSPAEVSVVLAAIYELRKSWLFGRRATPIHRHSLLGNGQSTALLDPGGRICWMPHPLPHSSSMFSEILGAEAAGFFAVETEAGTAPLTQRYVTHSTLLETRWPGLSCLDYLAPVDANSDDTIVVRVLTGDTPARIRFAPRLDYATVPTQIVRTDDGVQVLGTSEPISLIAPGIDFEISDVGQSHTAEAVVVPSQQPGGAVVLVLACGTGTGDARYMATGGEHHVRERALNFWTNWVDTLNIPGHHREEVIRSAITLRALCHEPTGGVLAAPTTSLPEGIGGVRNWDYRYTWLRDGSMTVRALLALGSTGEAEGFLSWLTGILARTVSPEQLHPLYAVDGSALTTEAVLAHLPGYAGSRPVRVGNAAEHQVQLDVFGPVTELLNDLSEHLGDLPDSYWRLTCQMVEAVSKRWFEADHGIWEARRPPKHNVYTRVMCWVTVDRALQIAERFGRELPGAWRQLREEIAHDVLENGYNEEVGAFTVAYGETDLDSACLFVGLSGLLPADDPRFVSTVDAIERELRVGPTVFRYRYDDGLPGLEGGFHICTTWLIEAFIKVGRIDDAWDLFRQVDNLLGPTGLLAEEYDPVAEMHLGNHPQAYSHLGYIRVAQMLDAYRPS; encoded by the coding sequence ATGAGTACCGTCGAGCATGACTACGAGAATCTTTCTCCGCTGACTCCGATCGCCGCCTCCGTCAGCTCATCCGGCCTCTTGGGTGACCTGGCCGAGGCCAGCCGCGAACTCTCCCCGGAACTCTTCCGCCGCCTCTTCGAGGTCTCACGCTCCTCCTCGCTCCTCATCGCCACCGACTACGACGGCACCATTGCACCGATCGTCGACCTCCCCGGCCAGGCATTCCCGCTGGACGCCTCGGTCGACTCACTGCGCGCGCTCGCTCTGCTCCCGACCACCTCGGCGGGGGTGATCTCCGGGCGCAGCCTGCGCGACCTCGCGGCCATGTCACGGCTGCCACGAGAGGTCCACCTCTTCGGCTCCCACGGCGGAGAGACGGACACGGTCGCCATCGACACCCTCGACGAGGAGCAGCGCACCGCCTTAGACGGTCTCCGGCGAGACGTCTTCCAGACCCTGCCGACGACGATCATCGAACACAAGACCACCGGTGCCGCCGTGCACCTGCGCGGACTCGACGAGGCCGAACGTCAGAGGGTCGAAGACGCGGTCAGCAACTTGGTCGAGGCCCACGCGATCTTCCCGACTCGGGGCAAACAGGTCATCGATCTCTCGGTCGTCCCCTCGTCCAAGGCCGAGGCTCTGCAGCGCCTGCGGCACCAGACCAGCGCCGAGGTGGTCGTGTTCATCGGCGACGACACTGCAGACGAATTCGCCCTCGAAACGCTCGGGGACCAGGACCTGGGGCTCAAGGTCGACCGTGAACCCGGCGACACCCACGCCGACTACAGGATCAGCTCACCGGCCGAGGTCTCTGTCGTCCTCGCCGCGATCTACGAACTGCGCAAATCCTGGCTCTTCGGCCGGCGCGCGACCCCGATCCACCGGCACAGCCTGCTGGGCAATGGGCAGTCGACGGCACTCTTGGACCCGGGCGGTCGCATCTGCTGGATGCCGCACCCGCTGCCGCACTCCTCATCGATGTTCTCCGAGATCCTCGGCGCCGAGGCCGCCGGGTTCTTCGCCGTCGAAACAGAGGCCGGCACCGCGCCCCTGACACAGCGCTACGTCACCCACTCGACGCTGCTGGAGACCCGGTGGCCCGGGCTCAGCTGCCTCGACTACCTCGCCCCGGTCGACGCCAACAGTGATGACACCATCGTCGTACGCGTGCTCACCGGCGACACCCCAGCGCGGATCCGCTTCGCCCCACGCCTCGACTACGCGACAGTGCCGACGCAGATAGTGCGCACCGACGACGGAGTGCAGGTGCTCGGAACCTCCGAACCCATCTCCCTGATCGCACCGGGCATCGACTTCGAGATCAGCGATGTCGGACAGTCACACACCGCCGAGGCGGTCGTTGTGCCCTCGCAGCAACCAGGAGGAGCCGTCGTGCTGGTCTTGGCCTGCGGCACCGGCACCGGCGACGCGAGATACATGGCCACAGGCGGAGAGCACCATGTGCGCGAACGCGCCCTGAACTTCTGGACCAATTGGGTCGACACACTTAACATCCCCGGCCACCACCGCGAAGAGGTCATCCGCTCGGCCATCACCCTGCGCGCCCTGTGCCACGAACCGACCGGAGGAGTCCTCGCCGCACCCACGACCTCCCTGCCGGAGGGCATCGGCGGCGTGCGCAACTGGGACTACCGGTACACCTGGCTGCGCGACGGCTCGATGACCGTGCGCGCCCTGCTCGCGTTGGGTTCGACCGGTGAGGCCGAGGGCTTCCTGTCCTGGCTCACTGGAATCCTGGCCCGCACCGTGTCTCCTGAACAGCTGCACCCGCTCTATGCCGTCGACGGCTCCGCGCTGACCACCGAGGCGGTGCTGGCCCACCTGCCCGGATATGCGGGATCCCGCCCGGTGCGAGTGGGCAACGCGGCCGAACACCAGGTCCAACTCGACGTCTTCGGTCCGGTCACGGAACTCCTCAACGATCTCAGCGAGCACCTCGGCGATCTTCCGGATTCCTATTGGCGACTGACCTGCCAGATGGTCGAGGCCGTGAGCAAACGGTGGTTCGAGGCCGATCACGGCATCTGGGAGGCCAGAAGGCCGCCCAAACACAACGTCTACACGCGTGTCATGTGCTGGGTGACGGTCGATCGGGCGCTGCAGATCGCCGAACGCTTCGGTCGTGAACTCCCCGGGGCTTGGCGGCAGCTGCGCGAGGAGATCGCCCACGATGTGCTCGAGAACGGGTACAACGAGGAGGTCGGGGCCTTCACCGTTGCCTACGGCGAGACCGACCTCGACTCGGCATGCCTGTTCGTGGGACTCTCGGGTCTGCTGCCCGCCGATGATCCGCGCTTCGTCTCGACAGTGGACGCCATCGAACGCGAGCTGCGGGTGGGACCGACGGTCTTCCGCTACCGGTACGACGACGGGCTGCCCGGCCTTGAAGGCGGCTTCCACATCTGCACGACCTGGCTCATCGAGGCCTTTATCAAGGTCGGGCGCATCGATGATGCCTGGGACCTGTTCCGGCAGGTGGACAACCTGCTGGGGCCGACCGGGCTGTTGGCCGAAGAGTACGACCCGGTGGCGGAGATGCACCTGGGCAACCATCCGCAGGCATACTCGCATCTGGGCTACATCCGCGTCGCCCAGATGCTCGACGCCTACCGCCCGAGCTGA
- a CDS encoding MaoC family dehydratase: MRTLNGIDEITSLVGTELGSSEWTTIDQDAINTFADVTDDHQWIHIDEERAAEGPYGATIVHGFFTLSLIPKFSSEIFTIEGVSIRVNYGLNKVRFAQPVPVGSRLRGTVSVNEVIPGDKGTQVILKHVIEIEGQERPACIAEVVTLLVE; this comes from the coding sequence ATGCGCACACTCAATGGAATCGATGAGATCACCTCGCTCGTCGGCACCGAGCTGGGCTCGTCGGAGTGGACGACGATCGACCAGGACGCGATCAACACCTTCGCCGATGTCACCGACGATCACCAGTGGATCCACATCGACGAGGAGCGCGCGGCAGAAGGCCCCTACGGAGCGACGATCGTCCACGGCTTCTTCACCCTGTCCCTGATCCCGAAGTTCTCCAGCGAGATCTTCACCATCGAAGGCGTGTCCATCCGCGTCAACTACGGGCTCAACAAGGTCCGCTTCGCTCAGCCCGTTCCGGTGGGTTCGCGCCTGCGCGGCACCGTCAGCGTCAACGAGGTCATCCCCGGGGACAAGGGTACCCAGGTCATCCTCAAGCACGTCATCGAGATCGAAGGCCAGGAGCGTCCGGCCTGCATCGCCGAGGTGGTCACCCTCCTCGTCGAGTGA
- a CDS encoding winged helix-turn-helix domain-containing protein: protein MSSLSKGQSVHDFEGRLAGLERKVASLENAVHTTAPITKAESTLAPKRTNPTADDDAFWALNGLIDRAGDEGGVVYTGHTTPPGGELPVSWQMGLPSAAINDLNFAEAAPALAALGHPVRLELLQAIYEGTSTVAQLGEDERFGTTGQIYHHIHALAGAGWLENSRRGHWRVPSQKVIPLLTLFLIGTH from the coding sequence ATGAGTTCGTTGTCGAAGGGTCAATCCGTACACGACTTCGAGGGGCGCTTGGCCGGGCTTGAGCGCAAGGTCGCCAGCCTGGAGAATGCTGTTCACACGACCGCACCGATCACCAAGGCTGAGTCCACTCTGGCGCCGAAGAGGACGAACCCGACCGCCGATGACGACGCCTTCTGGGCGCTGAACGGCCTCATCGATCGAGCAGGAGACGAAGGCGGAGTCGTCTACACCGGACATACCACTCCCCCGGGCGGCGAGCTCCCAGTGTCCTGGCAGATGGGGCTGCCGTCGGCGGCAATCAATGACCTCAATTTCGCCGAGGCGGCCCCGGCCCTTGCGGCACTGGGCCACCCGGTCCGCCTCGAACTCCTGCAGGCGATCTACGAGGGGACAAGCACCGTCGCCCAGCTCGGCGAAGACGAACGATTCGGCACGACCGGCCAGATCTACCACCACATCCATGCCCTGGCCGGGGCTGGCTGGCTCGAGAACTCGCGCCGAGGCCACTGGCGCGTACCCAGCCAGAAGGTCATCCCCCTCCTCACCCTCTTCCTCATCGGCACTCACTGA
- a CDS encoding VOC family protein, with product MTQIFVNYPTTDLNRAKKFYANLGAEVVPEFTDENAACLKWDEGIFFMILTREYLGTFTDKPIADPHSTAQVLTALSRDSRDDVDATRAKILDAGGSENKEPQDFGFMYSISMADPDGNIIEFMWMDPAAVEQGPEAFAAGQE from the coding sequence ATGACCCAGATCTTCGTCAACTACCCGACCACCGATCTCAATCGAGCGAAGAAGTTCTACGCCAATCTCGGCGCCGAGGTTGTTCCCGAATTCACCGACGAGAACGCCGCTTGTCTCAAATGGGACGAGGGTATCTTCTTCATGATTCTGACGAGGGAGTACCTGGGGACGTTCACCGACAAGCCGATCGCTGATCCGCATTCGACTGCGCAGGTGCTCACCGCTCTGAGCCGGGATTCCCGTGATGACGTTGACGCCACACGAGCGAAGATTCTCGACGCCGGCGGATCGGAGAACAAGGAACCGCAGGACTTCGGGTTCATGTACTCGATCAGCATGGCCGACCCCGACGGCAACATCATCGAGTTCATGTGGATGGATCCCGCCGCAGTGGAACAAGGACCCGAGGCATTCGCCGCAGGACAGGAATGA
- a CDS encoding DUF1990 family protein: MEPLTQPLSPRWVDRPAGYRNFESAYFVGHGRETFDRCAEELLHWEVKIRSGFDIGVTQSGTGTPRVRAGQEPTIFVRLGPFRLPEPARVITVFESEARRGFTYGTKPGHPITGEESFILINAEDDRVFLVLRSVSRAGMGIWRLGEPFVRLAQIIYRRRYSRALRS; this comes from the coding sequence ATGGAACCACTGACTCAGCCGCTCTCACCCCGGTGGGTCGACCGGCCAGCAGGCTACCGGAACTTCGAATCAGCCTACTTCGTCGGTCATGGCCGCGAGACTTTCGACCGCTGCGCCGAAGAGCTCCTGCATTGGGAGGTGAAGATCCGCAGCGGCTTCGACATCGGGGTTACGCAGTCTGGTACTGGCACTCCACGGGTTCGGGCCGGGCAGGAGCCGACGATCTTCGTGCGACTCGGGCCCTTCCGCCTGCCCGAGCCGGCACGTGTCATCACAGTCTTCGAGTCCGAGGCGCGTCGTGGCTTCACCTATGGGACGAAGCCCGGGCACCCGATCACCGGTGAAGAGTCATTCATCCTCATCAACGCTGAGGATGATCGAGTCTTCCTCGTGCTGCGTTCCGTCTCACGAGCGGGAATGGGGATCTGGCGCCTCGGCGAGCCCTTCGTCCGCCTCGCCCAGATCATCTACCGCAGGCGATACTCCCGCGCCCTGCGCAGCTGA
- the recQ gene encoding DNA helicase RecQ, whose amino-acid sequence MTSAPTTSPLDVLHDVFGYDEFRGQQQAVVDQIVGGGDAVVLMPTGGGKSLCYQIPSLVRPGTGIVISPLIALMADQVAALENLGVRAAYLNSTLDFEEAQNVESALLAGELDLLYLAPERLVLPRTMSLLERAQVALFAIDEAHCVSQWGHDFRSDYLGLGVLAERFPDVPRIALTATATPATHAELTERLHLGEAQHFVASFDRPNITYRIEPKQSGRSQLISFITTEHPGDSGIVYCLSRRGVEQLAEALEARGINALPYHAGLPSEVRAEHQARFLREDGLVMVATIAFGMGIDKPDVRFVAHLDLPRSVEGYYQETGRAGRDGLPADAWMVYGLGDVVSQRRLIESGDGDRTYQRRAMSHLDSMLALCETVDCRRVQLLRYFDEESEPCGNCDTCITPPVTWDATVAVQKLLSAVIRLDRERGQKFGSGQVIDVLRGIDNERSRSADHESLSVWGVGSDLSETQWKTVVRQVLARGLLESHGDYGVLVVGETAGPVLRSEVEISLRVDPVKKSGSKKAAAKRRGGPEVELGTADTALFEALRAWRADQAKEQGVPAYVVFPDATLYGIVEAKPSTIGELGQVSGVGLKKLDRYGPGVLEVLESSAA is encoded by the coding sequence ATGACTTCGGCTCCCACAACCTCTCCGCTTGACGTCCTCCATGATGTCTTCGGCTATGACGAATTCCGGGGCCAGCAGCAAGCGGTCGTCGATCAGATCGTAGGCGGAGGAGACGCCGTCGTCCTCATGCCCACCGGTGGTGGAAAGTCCCTCTGCTATCAGATTCCGAGTCTCGTCAGGCCCGGAACAGGCATCGTCATCTCACCTCTCATCGCGCTCATGGCCGATCAGGTCGCTGCACTGGAGAATCTCGGTGTCAGGGCCGCATACCTCAACTCGACACTCGACTTCGAGGAAGCACAGAACGTCGAAAGCGCACTCCTTGCCGGGGAGCTGGATCTGCTCTACCTGGCACCGGAGCGCCTGGTCCTGCCACGCACAATGTCCCTGCTCGAACGAGCCCAGGTCGCGCTGTTCGCTATCGACGAGGCGCACTGCGTATCGCAGTGGGGCCATGATTTCCGCAGCGACTATCTCGGCCTGGGAGTACTGGCAGAGCGCTTCCCCGATGTGCCTCGCATTGCGTTGACGGCCACGGCCACACCTGCCACTCACGCGGAGCTCACCGAACGTCTTCATCTCGGCGAGGCCCAGCATTTCGTCGCCAGCTTCGACCGGCCCAACATCACCTACCGCATCGAACCGAAGCAATCTGGTCGCTCCCAGCTCATCAGCTTCATCACCACAGAACACCCCGGCGACTCCGGCATCGTCTACTGCCTGTCCCGCCGCGGTGTCGAACAGCTCGCCGAGGCGCTCGAGGCCCGAGGGATCAACGCTCTGCCGTATCACGCGGGCCTGCCCTCAGAAGTGCGCGCCGAGCACCAGGCACGATTCCTCCGTGAGGACGGTCTGGTCATGGTCGCGACGATCGCCTTCGGCATGGGCATCGACAAACCCGATGTCCGCTTCGTCGCCCACCTCGACCTGCCGCGCAGTGTTGAAGGGTACTACCAGGAGACCGGCCGTGCCGGACGTGACGGACTGCCTGCTGATGCGTGGATGGTCTACGGCCTCGGCGATGTCGTCTCCCAACGCCGCCTCATCGAATCCGGAGACGGCGATCGAACCTACCAGCGCCGAGCAATGTCGCACCTTGATTCGATGCTGGCTCTGTGCGAAACCGTCGACTGCCGGCGCGTGCAGCTCCTGCGCTACTTCGATGAGGAATCCGAGCCCTGTGGCAACTGCGACACCTGCATCACTCCCCCAGTGACCTGGGACGCAACGGTGGCCGTGCAGAAACTTCTGTCGGCAGTCATCCGCCTCGACCGAGAACGCGGCCAGAAATTCGGCTCCGGACAGGTCATCGATGTGCTGCGCGGCATTGACAACGAACGGTCCCGCTCGGCCGACCACGAGAGCCTCAGTGTCTGGGGCGTCGGCAGCGATCTCAGTGAAACCCAATGGAAGACCGTGGTCCGCCAGGTTCTTGCCCGCGGCCTGCTCGAATCCCATGGCGACTACGGCGTCCTCGTCGTCGGCGAGACCGCCGGACCCGTCCTCCGCAGCGAGGTCGAGATCTCACTGCGCGTGGATCCCGTGAAGAAATCCGGATCGAAGAAGGCAGCTGCCAAACGCCGAGGTGGCCCAGAGGTCGAACTCGGCACCGCAGACACAGCCCTGTTCGAGGCTCTGCGTGCTTGGCGTGCCGATCAGGCGAAGGAGCAGGGCGTCCCCGCCTATGTCGTGTTCCCCGATGCCACCCTGTACGGAATCGTCGAGGCCAAACCCAGCACCATCGGCGAGCTAGGCCAGGTCAGCGGAGTGGGTCTGAAGAAGCTCGACCGCTATGGTCCCGGCGTCCTCGAGGTCCTTGAGTCCAGCGCCGCCTGA
- a CDS encoding sensor histidine kinase, with the protein MSLRWKISLLIVASVIIAVLSCSIVLRQSAARAEDDRMRSTVTEQLANSVAIFSETGVLTLNARIDDPALPKDARAQALKGQSVTMRSEVDGEEIVWAAAPIEVGTYTEVISVRASTKDSQELIGRIDQALLVGMIGSALVVGGVGSIVAGRISRRLTLGAQAARKIAAGDTSIRIADVVDDTDQEVAAFASAVDTAVTRLTERIDSEQRFTADLAHEMRTPLTGLVNAANLLEEDSRPAELVKDRVKRMQVLVEDLLEVSRLDAGRANPEFTRVNIDQAIRSLLGTMTASGALAGHDIDTQFAALNSTLVTDVRRFERIISNLLVNAIKHGADPIRLETSTRSITITDSGSGYPPDIVNTGPTRFVSAGGGGMGLGLVIAQGQARLLGIRLIFSNDPITGGARTEAIFPDPEAQDQALKQYLETA; encoded by the coding sequence ATGTCACTGCGCTGGAAGATCTCCCTTCTCATCGTTGCCTCGGTCATCATCGCCGTGCTCTCCTGCTCGATCGTGCTGCGCCAGTCCGCAGCCCGTGCCGAGGACGACCGGATGCGATCGACGGTGACCGAGCAGCTTGCGAACTCCGTCGCGATCTTCTCCGAGACCGGGGTGCTCACCCTCAACGCCCGCATCGATGACCCGGCTCTGCCCAAGGATGCACGCGCCCAGGCGCTCAAGGGTCAGAGCGTGACGATGCGCTCCGAGGTCGATGGGGAGGAGATCGTGTGGGCAGCGGCTCCGATCGAGGTCGGCACTTATACCGAGGTGATCTCCGTGCGCGCCTCGACCAAGGACAGCCAGGAGCTCATCGGCCGCATCGACCAGGCGCTGCTGGTGGGTATGATCGGCTCCGCGCTGGTCGTCGGCGGTGTCGGCTCCATTGTGGCAGGACGCATCTCCCGCAGGCTGACCCTGGGCGCTCAGGCCGCGCGGAAGATCGCGGCCGGGGACACGAGCATCAGAATCGCCGATGTCGTTGACGACACGGATCAGGAGGTCGCGGCCTTCGCCTCGGCGGTCGACACTGCCGTGACACGGCTGACCGAGCGCATCGACTCCGAGCAGCGTTTCACGGCTGACCTGGCCCATGAGATGCGGACCCCGCTGACAGGGCTGGTCAACGCGGCCAACCTGCTCGAAGAGGATTCGCGTCCGGCCGAACTCGTCAAGGATCGGGTCAAGCGCATGCAGGTCCTCGTCGAGGACCTCCTCGAAGTCTCCCGCCTCGATGCGGGGCGGGCGAATCCCGAGTTCACCCGCGTCAACATCGACCAGGCGATCCGATCGCTGCTGGGCACGATGACGGCCTCCGGCGCCCTGGCCGGCCACGACATCGACACACAGTTCGCGGCTCTGAATTCAACGTTGGTCACCGATGTCCGCCGCTTCGAACGCATCATCTCGAATCTGCTGGTCAACGCCATCAAACACGGTGCGGATCCGATCCGCTTGGAGACGAGCACCCGCAGCATCACGATCACCGACTCCGGTTCCGGCTACCCGCCCGACATCGTCAACACCGGTCCGACCCGCTTCGTCTCCGCAGGTGGTGGCGGCATGGGCCTTGGTCTCGTGATCGCGCAGGGTCAGGCCCGCCTGCTGGGCATCCGACTCATCTTCAGCAACGACCCGATCACCGGCGGCGCTCGAACCGAGGCGATCTTCCCCGATCCCGAGGCTCAGGACCAGGCCCTCAAGCAGTACCTCGAAACGGCCTGA